Proteins from one Periplaneta americana isolate PAMFEO1 chromosome 6, P.americana_PAMFEO1_priV1, whole genome shotgun sequence genomic window:
- the Blos1 gene encoding biogenesis of lysosome-related organelles complex 1 subunit 1 isoform X1, which yields MLSSLVKEHQVKQAARKEKQEQKRKEAVAAANNLTQALVDHLNVGVAQAYLNQKRLDAEAKQLHHSATNFAKQTQQWVSLVESFNGALKEIGDAENWARSIESDMRTITSALEYAYKALFRFTVLVSEASKNMSAAS from the exons atgttatcATCATTGGTTAAGGAACACCAAGTGAAACAAGCAGCTAGGAAAGAAAAGCAAG AACAGAAAAGGAAAGAAGCAGTAGCTGCTGCGAACAACTTGACTCAGGCTCTAGTGGATCATTTGAATGTTGG CGTGGCACAGGCTTATTTAAATCAAAAAAGACTTGATGCCGAAGCCAAGCAACTGCATCACAGTGCGACCAACTTTGCAAAGCAAACACAACAGTGGGTTAGTCTTGTTGAGAGCTTCAATGGCGCACTAAAAGAGATTGGAGATGCAGAGAATTGGGCCCGTAGCATAGAGAGTGACATGCGAACTATCACGAGTGCCCTAGAATATGCATATAAAG CTCTCTTTAGGTTCACTGTCCTTGTATCAGAGGCATCTAAGAACATGTCggcagcatcataa
- the Blos1 gene encoding biogenesis of lysosome-related organelles complex 1 subunit 1 isoform X2 produces the protein MLSSLVKEHQVKQAARKEKQEQKRKEAVAAANNLTQALVDHLNVGVAQAYLNQKRLDAEAKQLHHSATNFAKQTQQWVSLVESFNGALKEIGDAENWARSIESDMRTITSALEYAYKVTQETS, from the exons atgttatcATCATTGGTTAAGGAACACCAAGTGAAACAAGCAGCTAGGAAAGAAAAGCAAG AACAGAAAAGGAAAGAAGCAGTAGCTGCTGCGAACAACTTGACTCAGGCTCTAGTGGATCATTTGAATGTTGG CGTGGCACAGGCTTATTTAAATCAAAAAAGACTTGATGCCGAAGCCAAGCAACTGCATCACAGTGCGACCAACTTTGCAAAGCAAACACAACAGTGGGTTAGTCTTGTTGAGAGCTTCAATGGCGCACTAAAAGAGATTGGAGATGCAGAGAATTGGGCCCGTAGCATAGAGAGTGACATGCGAACTATCACGAGTGCCCTAGAATATGCATATAAAG taaccCAAGAGACTTCATAG